In Kangiella koreensis DSM 16069, a single window of DNA contains:
- a CDS encoding GNAT family N-acetyltransferase has protein sequence MSLCGVKTSDTYTKQGHIGVMLLRKYQSMGFGTEILIALSSFCFSTLGYHKLLGPPVPANTKSINMLLNAEYQKEAVLRDNWILDGKYIDTPLYTLVETDYRKQFTSE, from the coding sequence ATTAGTCTTTGCGGTGTAAAAACTTCGGATACTTATACTAAGCAAGGACATATCGGGGTTATGTTACTAAGAAAGTACCAGTCTATGGGTTTCGGAACAGAAATACTTATTGCTTTAAGTAGTTTTTGTTTTAGCACTTTAGGCTACCACAAGCTCCTAGGTCCACCAGTACCCGCAAATACTAAGTCTATAAATATGCTGTTGAATGCAGAATATCAGAAGGAAGCAGTCTTAAGAGATAATTGGATTCTAGATGGAAAGTATATAGATACACCTCTATATACATTGGTAGAAACAGACTACAGGAAACAATTTACCTCTGAGTAA
- a CDS encoding SAM-dependent methyltransferase, translating into MNKKGRLVCVGTGIKLMVHMTPISKQQIEQADIVFIAVASSLMGSWIKELNSNIHDLGQYYGEGKSRLDTYKEMIAAIMKEVRSGKNVCAAFYGHPGVFALAPHKVIEIAKKEGYQAHMEAGISAEDCLYADLAIDPGRFGCQHYETTQFMVHNKNIEPSAYLVLWQIGIAGDQELTQFSTTETKLGALRDKLFGIYPEDHEVILYESSTVLLKESRIEKIKLQELANVETSLETTLVIPPLRNKKL; encoded by the coding sequence TTGAACAAGAAAGGTCGGCTGGTCTGTGTTGGTACTGGAATAAAGCTCATGGTGCACATGACCCCCATATCAAAACAGCAAATCGAGCAGGCTGATATCGTATTCATAGCCGTCGCAAGTAGCTTGATGGGAAGCTGGATAAAGGAACTAAACTCGAATATTCATGATTTGGGTCAGTATTATGGGGAAGGCAAGTCAAGACTGGATACCTATAAAGAAATGATCGCTGCCATAATGAAGGAAGTGAGATCCGGAAAGAATGTATGCGCAGCATTCTATGGGCATCCAGGTGTTTTTGCTTTGGCTCCGCACAAAGTGATAGAAATAGCAAAAAAAGAAGGCTATCAAGCCCATATGGAAGCTGGAATCTCTGCAGAAGACTGCTTATATGCTGATTTAGCTATTGACCCAGGGAGGTTCGGCTGTCAGCATTACGAAACGACCCAGTTTATGGTACATAACAAAAATATTGAGCCGAGTGCATATTTGGTGCTTTGGCAAATAGGAATCGCTGGGGATCAAGAGTTAACTCAATTTTCGACAACAGAAACAAAGTTGGGGGCGCTCCGGGATAAATTATTTGGCATATACCCTGAAGATCATGAAGTGATTCTTTATGAGTCGTCAACGGTATTATTAAAAGAATCAAGAATAGAAAAAATAAAACTACAAGAATTAGCAAATGTTGAGACCAGCTTGGAAACAACGCTTGTAATACCACCGTTAAGGAATAAAAAATTGTAA
- a CDS encoding GGDEF domain-containing protein produces MIPGKKKSRSHSFSRSIYKLSIILIGFLGGLLQATEITYIEELKIANHLRTTDPQQFLQQVSYISELELADKENKALRDYLLGYAEALKGNSEKSIKHYQKVVSSKANKPLILRTKLALANLLVLNKDYVKSLELVREGLSEANTVDDSVRHYIYQVAAIVYNEVGQFELAEQVLSYLPENSEQVMNVKEGCLLAAVQAQTWYELAKISTKKEEYIESAYARCKEKEPVFALSAKFYLIADKIQKEKYSSAKQSIDKEIKTVEDLGYSYLTLGYYTLYALTLNGVEEKESATEYASKAIILGEKNNRETITTWLLEAYYLNAQLFKERGDLEKALELLEEYLVKVNRYNNDQSSKQLAYQLVEHETESKQQKIEQLNQQNELLKLEQELAKKDATNNRLILALVIVLLTTLTFWTYRIKRHQIRLRKQSQTDQLTGLSSRHHFYETAKAILHRSEQEKQDVGFILFDMDYFKSVNDKYGHLVGDWVLQKTAEVVKASCRQNDLAGRLGGEEFAIFLPACNLEKAKQLAEICRRAVSQIDTSETGYRFDVSSSFGVTSTELSGFDLMDLIADTDKAMYSAKKNGRNQIVVVDGLVKEFEKLIS; encoded by the coding sequence ATGATTCCAGGGAAGAAGAAATCAAGATCGCATAGTTTCTCCCGATCGATTTATAAGCTTTCTATAATATTAATTGGTTTTCTCGGTGGCTTGTTGCAAGCCACCGAGATTACTTATATTGAAGAGCTTAAAATAGCCAATCATCTTAGAACAACAGATCCCCAACAGTTCTTACAGCAAGTCAGTTATATTTCAGAGTTAGAGCTAGCCGACAAAGAAAATAAAGCATTAAGAGATTATTTGCTAGGATATGCGGAAGCCTTGAAAGGGAACTCAGAAAAGTCAATCAAACATTACCAAAAAGTCGTAAGCAGTAAAGCAAACAAACCTCTCATTTTACGAACAAAGTTAGCTTTAGCAAACTTGCTTGTTCTCAATAAAGACTACGTCAAGTCACTTGAGTTAGTGCGTGAAGGCCTAAGTGAGGCTAATACCGTTGATGACTCAGTTCGCCACTACATTTATCAGGTTGCTGCAATTGTCTACAACGAAGTGGGACAGTTTGAATTAGCTGAGCAAGTCTTGAGCTATCTTCCTGAAAATAGCGAACAAGTCATGAATGTTAAGGAAGGCTGTCTACTTGCGGCTGTCCAAGCTCAGACCTGGTATGAACTAGCAAAGATTTCGACAAAAAAAGAAGAATATATTGAGAGTGCCTATGCCAGGTGTAAAGAAAAAGAGCCTGTGTTTGCTCTTTCTGCTAAGTTTTATTTGATTGCTGATAAAATACAAAAGGAAAAATATTCTTCTGCAAAACAGAGTATTGATAAAGAAATTAAAACAGTTGAAGACTTAGGTTACAGTTATTTAACACTGGGTTATTATACGTTATATGCATTGACCTTAAATGGAGTTGAGGAGAAAGAAAGTGCTACTGAATATGCAAGCAAGGCAATTATATTAGGTGAAAAAAATAACAGAGAAACAATTACAACCTGGTTATTAGAAGCTTATTATTTAAACGCTCAACTGTTCAAAGAGCGAGGTGATTTGGAGAAAGCGCTTGAGCTATTAGAAGAATACCTGGTGAAAGTGAATCGCTATAATAACGATCAATCTTCAAAGCAATTGGCATACCAATTAGTCGAACATGAAACAGAGAGTAAGCAACAAAAGATAGAGCAACTAAATCAGCAAAATGAGCTACTCAAGCTTGAGCAGGAACTGGCAAAGAAAGATGCTACTAACAACCGTCTAATTTTAGCACTAGTAATAGTTTTATTGACCACTCTGACCTTCTGGACATATCGAATCAAGCGCCATCAAATTCGCCTCCGAAAACAGTCGCAAACCGACCAGTTAACCGGTCTAAGTTCTCGTCATCACTTCTACGAAACTGCAAAAGCAATTTTACATCGCAGTGAGCAAGAAAAGCAGGATGTGGGTTTCATATTGTTCGATATGGATTATTTTAAATCGGTCAATGATAAGTACGGCCACTTAGTCGGTGATTGGGTGCTACAGAAAACGGCGGAAGTGGTTAAAGCTAGCTGTCGGCAGAATGATTTAGCCGGTCGTTTGGGTGGTGAGGAGTTTGCGATATTTCTACCAGCATGCAACCTTGAAAAAGCTAAACAGTTGGCTGAGATATGTCGTAGAGCAGTATCGCAAATCGATACCTCAGAAACCGGATATCGTTTTGATGTGTCATCCAGTTTTGGTGTTACCAGTACTGAGCTTTCCGGCTTTGACTTAATGGATCTCATTGCAGATACCGATAAGGCTATGTACAGCGCTAAGAAAAATGGTCGCAATCAGATCGTGGTGGTTGATGGTCTGGTTAAAGAGTTTGAGAAATTAATTTCTTAA
- a CDS encoding GNAT family N-acetyltransferase: MFESLDKFESSGFKFRFLDKKDKSFFVSLYTCPEVMRYICQPFSKIEAELLFENKISEQVKYERNRYVWLVGDSVEPLGLVGLTKVDSLWDIGAILSLTCLGKGNGTRVMSALLAKVFEQYSLQRVVGTIPTVNIPCQKSVQKLGFEFSGKIKGGDNQIWYLERDNFKKGESRKFK; the protein is encoded by the coding sequence ATGTTTGAGTCATTAGACAAGTTTGAGAGCAGTGGTTTTAAGTTTCGGTTCCTTGATAAAAAAGATAAATCATTTTTTGTAAGCCTTTATACTTGCCCTGAGGTTATGAGGTACATATGTCAGCCTTTTTCAAAAATAGAGGCGGAGTTACTATTTGAAAATAAAATTAGTGAGCAGGTTAAATATGAAAGAAATAGATATGTCTGGCTTGTTGGGGATAGTGTTGAGCCGCTTGGACTTGTAGGTTTGACCAAAGTAGATAGCTTATGGGATATAGGAGCAATCTTATCTTTGACCTGTTTAGGAAAAGGCAATGGGACCAGAGTTATGTCGGCTTTATTAGCAAAAGTTTTTGAGCAGTATTCCCTCCAAAGAGTCGTAGGAACAATTCCAACGGTGAATATACCTTGTCAAAAATCTGTGCAAAAGTTAGGTTTTGAATTCTCTGGTAAGATAAAAGGGGGAGATAATCAAATTTGGTATTTAGAAAGGGATAATTTCAAAAAAGGGGAGAGTCGCAAATTTAAGTAA
- the thpR gene encoding RNA 2',3'-cyclic phosphodiesterase — MTRLFFAIDLPQAHKNQLELLQRQCPFAGRPVSPHNFHITLLFLGELPDNQLGDILDAIEVPVIKPFEIKLKQFAYYPKAEVGCLEVAPNEQLIELHQHIRKNLKQAGIHIKLPNKPFRPHITLYRDATVQSDISHSVDFQLKVDHFCLMESQFNQKGVYYEVIEEWPTYEPTIKEQFFGIKD, encoded by the coding sequence ATGACTCGCCTATTTTTCGCCATTGATCTGCCCCAGGCTCACAAGAACCAACTTGAGCTATTACAAAGGCAGTGCCCCTTTGCTGGACGCCCCGTCAGCCCTCATAACTTTCATATCACATTGCTATTCTTGGGCGAACTTCCGGATAACCAGCTGGGTGATATTCTTGACGCCATCGAAGTTCCCGTGATTAAGCCCTTTGAAATTAAATTAAAACAGTTTGCTTATTACCCAAAGGCCGAGGTGGGCTGTCTTGAAGTCGCTCCAAATGAACAATTGATAGAGCTGCATCAGCACATTCGCAAAAATCTGAAACAAGCCGGTATTCATATCAAGCTACCCAATAAACCTTTCCGGCCTCATATTACGCTATATCGCGATGCTACCGTGCAGTCGGATATCAGTCATAGCGTTGATTTTCAGCTTAAAGTTGATCATTTCTGCTTAATGGAATCGCAGTTTAATCAGAAAGGTGTTTACTATGAAGTCATTGAAGAATGGCCAACCTATGAGCCGACCATAAAAGAACAATTCTTTGGGATTAAAGATTAA
- a CDS encoding SAM-dependent methyltransferase translates to MSEEIKKGSLVCVGTGIQLAGQITLIGKSYIEEADTVFGVLPDPVAESWISELNSNFVSLQNLYSEERSRKETYKDMVSTIVREVKSGKKVVGAFYGHPGVFAWAPHEAIRQLRALGYDAFMEPGISAEDCLFADLGIDPGASGCQGYETTQFLFYKHTLDLYSYVILWQIGLAGEWTLQSFSTSRSNLEKTVSYLSRWYPLSHEVIIYEAPFLPTHEARIERFPLSSLPDKELNMSSTMVIPPLHKLELDEEGLKHFGLTVESYKNTTVS, encoded by the coding sequence ATGAGTGAGGAAATCAAGAAAGGCTCTTTAGTTTGCGTGGGAACAGGTATTCAATTGGCGGGGCAAATTACGCTTATCGGGAAAAGTTATATTGAAGAAGCAGACACTGTATTTGGTGTTTTGCCAGATCCAGTTGCAGAGAGCTGGATAAGTGAGTTGAACTCTAATTTTGTAAGTTTACAGAACTTATATTCAGAAGAGAGGTCAAGAAAAGAAACTTATAAGGATATGGTTTCGACCATCGTCAGGGAAGTAAAGTCAGGTAAAAAAGTTGTTGGTGCTTTTTATGGGCATCCCGGAGTGTTTGCTTGGGCCCCTCATGAAGCTATCAGACAGTTACGAGCACTTGGTTATGATGCCTTTATGGAGCCTGGTATATCAGCAGAAGACTGTCTATTTGCTGATTTAGGGATAGATCCTGGGGCGAGCGGTTGTCAGGGTTATGAGACCACTCAATTTCTCTTCTATAAACATACCTTAGACTTATATTCATATGTAATTTTGTGGCAGATAGGTCTTGCGGGGGAGTGGACATTGCAATCCTTTAGTACCTCAAGAAGCAATCTTGAAAAAACAGTGTCTTATTTGAGTAGGTGGTATCCATTGTCACATGAAGTGATTATATACGAGGCGCCATTTTTACCGACTCACGAAGCAAGAATTGAGCGGTTCCCATTAAGTAGTTTGCCAGATAAAGAATTAAATATGAGTAGCACAATGGTTATACCGCCTCTGCATAAGTTAGAGCTGGATGAAGAGGGTTTAAAACACTTCGGGCTAACGGTGGAGAGTTACAAAAATACTACAGTGAGTTAG
- a CDS encoding GNAT family N-acetyltransferase → MVIGENSITSFESNQFCMRLITESDQSFYISLFTDSETMHHIGDPLNQSEAVKRFKKELTSSNQNPSKNMLWIITTEAEDKKMGLIGISQRSIFNGNWELGVILAKQAVDKGIAKEAIKSLTRKLLGKLKIDELYGRIKHKNYVSISMVKSLGFENYKNDEDYGYWVYKKKNWG, encoded by the coding sequence ATGGTTATTGGCGAGAACAGTATTACATCATTTGAAAGCAATCAGTTCTGTATGAGGTTAATCACTGAATCTGATCAGTCTTTTTATATATCACTATTCACTGATTCTGAGACCATGCATCATATTGGTGATCCGCTCAATCAAAGCGAGGCTGTAAAACGATTTAAAAAGGAACTAACAAGTTCAAATCAGAATCCATCAAAAAACATGCTGTGGATTATCACAACCGAAGCAGAAGATAAAAAAATGGGTCTCATAGGGATTAGCCAGCGAAGCATTTTTAATGGTAACTGGGAGCTTGGGGTTATTTTAGCAAAACAGGCTGTCGATAAAGGAATTGCCAAAGAAGCTATTAAGAGCCTGACCAGAAAGCTTCTAGGCAAGCTGAAAATAGACGAATTATATGGTCGTATAAAGCATAAAAATTATGTCAGTATCAGCATGGTCAAAAGTCTTGGATTTGAGAATTATAAGAATGATGAAGACTATGGTTACTGGGTGTACAAAAAAAAGAATTGGGGATAA